Proteins encoded by one window of Caldalkalibacillus uzonensis:
- a CDS encoding enoyl-CoA hydratase/isomerase family protein: MTNTKVSQWDHIRVEKNADRQTASIILDRPEKMNTLSFMGRSHLNEIFEQLNQDDEVRVIILKGAGEKAFSSGGTITEFMERHPEELSVLHKNVAAPERSSKPVIAQLQGYTFGVGLEIAMACDFRVAADNTLLALPELNLGMIPGSGGTQRIARIVGIGRAKDMIMRARRIPADEAYQWGLLTSVVSPEELDNEVQKLVDELLRFSPLALKVLKQVINASQEGPLSAGLEIEGYAYGMLRGTEDFKEGVKAFAEKRSPKFVGR; encoded by the coding sequence ATGACAAATACAAAGGTAAGTCAATGGGATCACATTCGTGTGGAAAAGAATGCGGACAGACAGACGGCCAGCATTATTTTGGATCGTCCGGAAAAAATGAATACCTTAAGTTTTATGGGCCGTTCTCATCTGAATGAGATATTTGAACAGTTAAACCAAGATGATGAAGTTCGCGTGATCATTCTTAAAGGTGCGGGGGAAAAAGCCTTTTCTTCCGGGGGAACGATTACGGAGTTTATGGAGCGCCATCCAGAGGAGTTGTCTGTATTGCATAAAAACGTGGCTGCTCCTGAACGGTCATCGAAGCCTGTTATTGCACAGCTTCAGGGGTATACGTTTGGTGTGGGCTTAGAAATTGCCATGGCTTGTGATTTCAGAGTGGCAGCTGATAATACGCTATTGGCCCTTCCTGAACTGAACCTGGGTATGATTCCAGGCAGCGGGGGAACACAGCGCATTGCTCGTATTGTCGGGATTGGAAGAGCCAAAGATATGATTATGCGTGCTCGCCGTATTCCGGCAGATGAAGCCTATCAATGGGGGTTACTAACAAGTGTGGTTTCCCCGGAAGAGCTGGATAATGAGGTTCAAAAGCTTGTTGATGAATTGCTCCGCTTCTCTCCTTTAGCGCTTAAGGTACTTAAACAGGTTATTAATGCTTCCCAAGAAGGACCATTGAGTGCCGGACTTGAAATTGAGGGATATGCGTACGGCATGTTGCGTGGAACTGAGGACTTTAAAGAGGGTGTCAAAGCA